In Pseudomonas fluorescens, the following are encoded in one genomic region:
- a CDS encoding FAD-dependent oxidoreductase produces MPTSTPAFAHLFEPLEIRGKRLKNRIMSSGHDTSMPTDNLVNEQLIAYHRARAEGGAGLIVLQVAGVHDSARYTSHVLMATDDACIEGYRKLAQTCHAHGTVVLSQVFHPGREIMESSDGLLAVAYSASSVPNERFRVMPRALDQAMIDEIVAGYAAAARRLHQAGIDGVEVVASHGYLPAQFINPRVNRRTDGYNGGLEQRLRFLREVIAAVREATDEQFIVGLRISADERDPEGLTEDESLAAVQLLQAQLDYVHIVAGTSASLGGAVHIVPPMAIEAAYLAKEAGTFKAGLNIPLFVTGRINQPQEAELILARGQADVCGMTRALICDPQMPNKTDTGRVEDVRACIACNQACIGHFHKGLPISCIQHPETGRELIFGERRQAPRRKRIMIAGGGPAGMKAATVAAQRGHEVTLYEASSQLGGQVLLAQLLPRRSEFGGASTNLQREMQLAGVRVVRNTRVDRALVEQEKPHVVIVATGAEPYWPPFERGGELQVVDAWQVLRDEVRIGRSVVVVDWRCDWIGPGIAERLVRAGHQVQLAVNGTHCGENLPLYVRDQLAGELHKLGVPITPYARLYGCDDNTVYLQHTASGEPMLMENIDTLVLCQGHQPVDTLGAELQGLVEFRRIGDCLAPRTAEEAIYEGLKVAWEL; encoded by the coding sequence ATGCCGACCTCGACACCCGCCTTCGCGCACCTGTTCGAACCCCTGGAGATCCGTGGCAAGCGCCTGAAGAACCGCATCATGTCCAGCGGACACGACACCTCGATGCCCACCGACAACCTGGTCAATGAACAATTGATCGCCTATCACCGGGCGCGTGCCGAAGGCGGTGCCGGGTTGATCGTGCTGCAAGTGGCCGGCGTGCATGACAGTGCGCGCTACACCTCCCACGTGCTGATGGCCACCGACGACGCGTGCATCGAGGGCTACCGCAAACTGGCGCAAACCTGCCACGCCCACGGCACCGTGGTGTTGTCCCAGGTGTTCCATCCGGGGCGGGAGATCATGGAGTCCAGCGATGGCCTGCTGGCGGTGGCCTACTCCGCCTCGTCGGTGCCCAACGAACGCTTCCGGGTGATGCCCCGCGCGCTGGACCAGGCCATGATCGACGAGATCGTCGCCGGTTATGCCGCTGCCGCCCGCCGCCTGCACCAGGCAGGCATCGACGGCGTCGAGGTCGTGGCCAGCCACGGTTACCTGCCGGCGCAATTCATCAATCCGCGGGTCAACCGGCGTACCGATGGCTACAACGGCGGGTTGGAACAGCGTTTGCGTTTTCTGCGCGAGGTCATAGCCGCTGTGCGCGAGGCGACCGACGAGCAGTTCATCGTCGGCCTGCGCATCTCCGCCGACGAGCGCGACCCGGAAGGCCTGACCGAAGACGAATCCCTGGCCGCCGTGCAGTTACTGCAAGCGCAGCTCGATTACGTGCATATCGTCGCCGGCACTTCGGCATCCCTTGGCGGCGCGGTGCACATCGTGCCGCCGATGGCGATCGAAGCGGCGTACCTGGCTAAAGAAGCCGGGACGTTCAAGGCCGGTTTGAACATTCCGCTGTTCGTCACCGGGCGCATCAACCAGCCCCAGGAAGCCGAGCTGATTCTGGCTCGCGGCCAGGCCGATGTGTGCGGCATGACCCGGGCGCTGATCTGCGATCCGCAAATGCCCAACAAGACCGACACCGGCCGCGTCGAAGACGTGCGGGCGTGCATTGCCTGCAATCAGGCGTGCATCGGCCACTTCCACAAGGGCTTGCCGATTTCCTGCATTCAGCACCCGGAAACCGGGCGCGAACTGATCTTCGGCGAACGCCGACAAGCGCCACGGCGCAAACGCATCATGATTGCCGGCGGTGGTCCGGCCGGGATGAAAGCCGCCACCGTCGCGGCCCAGCGCGGCCATGAGGTGACGCTGTACGAAGCCAGTTCGCAACTGGGTGGTCAGGTGTTGCTCGCGCAACTGCTGCCACGGCGCAGCGAATTCGGCGGTGCCAGCACCAACCTGCAACGGGAAATGCAACTGGCCGGCGTGCGCGTGGTGCGCAATACCCGGGTCGACCGGGCACTGGTGGAGCAGGAAAAACCGCACGTGGTGATCGTCGCTACCGGAGCCGAGCCCTACTGGCCGCCCTTCGAGCGCGGCGGTGAATTGCAGGTGGTGGATGCCTGGCAAGTGCTGCGCGATGAAGTACGGATCGGCCGTTCGGTGGTGGTGGTCGACTGGCGTTGCGACTGGATCGGCCCAGGCATCGCCGAACGCCTGGTCCGCGCCGGGCACCAGGTGCAACTGGCGGTCAACGGCACCCATTGCGGGGAAAACCTGCCGCTGTACGTACGCGATCAACTGGCCGGCGAGCTGCATAAGCTGGGCGTGCCGATCACGCCCTACGCGCGGCTGTATGGCTGCGATGACAACACGGTGTACCTGCAACACACCGCCAGTGGCGAACCGATGCTGATGGAGAACATCGATACGCTGGTGCTGTGCCAGGGCCATCAACCGGTGGATACCCTGGGCGCTGAGTTGCAAGGGCTGGTGGAGTTTCGCCGCATCGGCGACTGCCTGGCGCCGCGTACCGCCGAAGAAGCGATTTATGAAGGACTGAAAGTCGCGTGGGAGCTTTAA
- a CDS encoding ABC transporter substrate-binding protein, which produces MKSHTLKHGFYPLVLSVAMGLGSAQAASDMVVVGYGGAGQKAQDMAFFQPFAAEDQSKVIQSEYNGEMAKIKVMVDTGNVDWDVVQIEGPDLMRGCEEGMYERLDWTRLGHADQLIPEAAQECGSAALVWSVAIAYDTDKLSQAPTSWADFWDVKKTPGKRGLRKRAVYNLEFALLADGVKTEDVYKVLGTPQGVDRAFAKLTELKPYIQWWEAGAQPPQWLTAGDVVMTSTYSGRIADAAQKGSHLALVWPGSLYGMDYWAIIKGSRHVDQAKRFIAFANQPDAQVNYVQQIPYGPTNTQAAARLDDKLAQWVPTAPQNLKGALSMNVGFWVDHGEELEERFNAWASK; this is translated from the coding sequence ATGAAATCGCACACGCTCAAGCACGGTTTTTATCCCTTGGTGTTGTCCGTGGCCATGGGCCTGGGCAGCGCTCAGGCAGCATCGGACATGGTGGTGGTCGGATACGGCGGAGCCGGACAAAAAGCCCAGGACATGGCGTTCTTTCAACCCTTCGCCGCCGAGGATCAAAGCAAGGTGATCCAGAGCGAATACAACGGCGAGATGGCGAAAATCAAAGTGATGGTCGACACCGGCAACGTCGACTGGGACGTGGTGCAGATCGAAGGCCCGGACCTGATGCGCGGCTGCGAGGAAGGCATGTACGAGCGTCTGGACTGGACACGTCTGGGCCACGCCGACCAGTTGATCCCCGAGGCGGCGCAGGAATGCGGGTCTGCGGCGCTGGTGTGGAGCGTGGCGATTGCCTACGACACCGACAAACTGTCCCAGGCCCCGACCTCGTGGGCAGACTTTTGGGACGTAAAGAAAACCCCCGGCAAGCGTGGGCTGCGCAAACGCGCGGTGTACAACCTGGAGTTCGCCTTGCTGGCCGACGGGGTCAAGACCGAAGACGTCTACAAGGTGCTCGGCACCCCGCAGGGTGTGGACCGGGCATTCGCCAAACTCACTGAGCTCAAGCCTTACATCCAGTGGTGGGAGGCGGGCGCACAACCGCCGCAATGGCTGACCGCCGGCGATGTGGTGATGACCTCGACCTACAGCGGACGCATCGCCGACGCCGCGCAGAAAGGCAGCCACCTCGCTCTGGTCTGGCCCGGCAGCCTGTACGGCATGGACTACTGGGCGATCATCAAAGGCTCCCGGCATGTGGATCAGGCCAAGCGTTTTATCGCCTTCGCCAATCAGCCGGACGCCCAGGTCAACTACGTGCAGCAGATCCCCTACGGCCCGACCAACACCCAGGCCGCCGCACGGCTGGACGACAAACTGGCGCAATGGGTGCCCACCGCGCCGCAGAACCTCAAGGGCGCACTGTCGATGAACGTCGGTTTCTGGGTCGATCATGGCGAAGAGCTCGAAGAGCGCTTCAACGCCTGGGCCAGCAAATAA
- a CDS encoding class II aldolase/adducin family protein, with product MNNIATHLAPERSATEQRLREELAACYRLITHFRMTDLIFTHISVRIPGPEHHFLINPYGLMFDEITASNLVKIDLDGHAVEPSPYPVNPAGFVIHSAIHGAREDAQCVLHTHTKSGCAVAALRCGLLPVNQISMEFYGRVAYHDYEGVALDLSEQQRLVADLGDKSVLMLRNHGLLTVGETVSQAFLRMYYLEKACEIQLAAMAAGELVLPPAEVCAHTERQFNDPGRPLEDGELSDPDAMQLAWAALLRMLDRVAPGYRD from the coding sequence ATGAACAACATCGCTACCCACCTGGCCCCTGAACGCAGCGCCACCGAGCAGCGCCTGCGTGAGGAGCTGGCGGCCTGTTACCGCTTGATTACGCACTTTCGCATGACCGATCTGATCTTCACCCACATCTCGGTGCGCATTCCGGGGCCGGAGCATCACTTTCTGATCAACCCTTACGGGCTGATGTTCGATGAAATCACCGCGTCGAATCTGGTGAAGATCGACCTCGATGGTCACGCCGTGGAGCCGTCGCCGTATCCGGTCAACCCGGCCGGTTTTGTGATTCACAGCGCGATCCATGGTGCCCGTGAAGATGCGCAATGCGTGCTGCATACCCATACCAAATCCGGGTGTGCGGTGGCGGCGTTGAGGTGCGGGTTGTTGCCGGTGAACCAGATTTCCATGGAGTTCTATGGCCGCGTTGCCTACCACGACTATGAAGGCGTGGCGCTGGACCTGAGCGAGCAGCAACGGCTGGTGGCGGACTTGGGCGACAAGTCGGTACTGATGCTGCGCAACCATGGTTTGCTGACGGTGGGCGAGACGGTGAGCCAAGCGTTCCTGCGCATGTACTACCTGGAAAAGGCCTGTGAGATTCAGTTGGCGGCCATGGCTGCCGGTGAGTTGGTGCTGCCGCCGGCGGAGGTTTGCGCGCATACCGAGCGGCAGTTCAATGATCCGGGGCGACCGTTGGAGGACGGGGAACTGAGTGATCCCGATGCCATGCAACTGGCCTGGGCGGCGTTGTTGCGGATGCTGGATCGGGTGGCGCCGGGGTATCGGGACTGA
- a CDS encoding TetR family transcriptional regulator C-terminal domain-containing protein → MNQEARFSRMEPELRKANLIEATLVCLKRHGFQGASIRKISAEAGVSVGLISHHYSGKDELVAEAYMAITGRVMTLLRDAMEQAAPNARERLSAFFRGSFSAELLDPQLIDAWLAFWGAVKTAEAINQAHDHSYGEYRGILRKVLAELAREEGWENFDADLAAISLSALLDGLWLESGLNPGTFTPEQGIQICEAWVDGLQAGGRQRFCVQTSDC, encoded by the coding sequence ATGAATCAGGAAGCCCGTTTTTCCCGCATGGAACCGGAGTTGCGCAAAGCCAACCTGATCGAGGCGACGCTGGTGTGCCTCAAGCGTCACGGCTTCCAGGGCGCGTCGATCCGCAAGATATCCGCCGAGGCCGGGGTCTCGGTGGGGCTGATCAGCCATCACTATTCCGGCAAGGATGAACTGGTGGCCGAGGCCTACATGGCGATCACCGGGCGGGTCATGACCTTGCTGCGCGATGCCATGGAGCAAGCCGCGCCGAATGCCCGGGAGCGCTTGTCGGCGTTTTTCCGTGGATCGTTTTCCGCCGAGCTGCTCGATCCGCAACTGATCGATGCGTGGCTGGCGTTCTGGGGCGCGGTGAAAACCGCCGAGGCCATCAACCAGGCCCACGATCATTCCTATGGCGAGTATCGCGGCATCCTGCGCAAGGTTCTGGCGGAACTGGCCCGGGAGGAAGGCTGGGAAAATTTCGACGCCGACCTTGCCGCTATCAGTCTCAGCGCGTTGCTCGACGGCTTGTGGCTGGAGTCCGGGCTGAACCCCGGTACCTTCACCCCGGAGCAAGGCATCCAGATTTGCGAGGCCTGGGTCGATGGTTTACAGGCCGGCGGACGCCAGCGTTTTTGCGTGCAGACGAGCGACTGTTGA
- a CDS encoding response regulator, with protein MTPRVLIVDDDPLIRDLLHAYLSQEGYEVHCAATAELAETFLASQTVDLVMLDIRLPGKDGLTLTRELRVRSEVGIILITGRNDEIDRIVGLECGADDYVIKPLNPRELVSRAKNLIRRVRHAQTPAPAVVAAKPVKQFADWALDTDRRRLIDPSGSETLLTHGEYQLLSVFLRNSGHTLSRDQLMDQIRNREWVPNDRSIDVLVGRLRRKLHDDPAEPQLIITIHGAGYLFTASVAA; from the coding sequence ATGACTCCTCGGGTATTGATCGTCGATGACGATCCGCTGATTCGTGATCTGCTGCACGCCTACCTGTCCCAGGAAGGTTACGAAGTCCATTGCGCCGCCACGGCGGAATTGGCGGAAACCTTCCTCGCCAGCCAGACCGTCGACCTGGTGATGCTCGACATCCGCCTGCCGGGCAAGGACGGCCTGACCCTGACCCGCGAGCTGCGGGTGCGGTCGGAGGTCGGGATCATCCTGATCACCGGGCGCAACGATGAAATCGACCGCATCGTCGGCCTTGAATGCGGCGCCGATGACTACGTGATCAAACCCCTCAATCCAAGGGAACTGGTGTCCCGGGCGAAAAACCTGATTCGCCGGGTCCGTCATGCGCAAACCCCAGCGCCGGCCGTCGTGGCGGCCAAGCCGGTCAAGCAGTTCGCCGACTGGGCGTTGGACACCGACCGCCGTCGCCTGATCGACCCGTCCGGCAGCGAAACCCTGCTGACCCACGGCGAATACCAGTTGCTCAGCGTGTTCCTGCGCAACAGCGGCCACACCCTCAGCCGCGACCAGTTGATGGACCAGATCCGCAACCGCGAATGGGTGCCCAACGACCGCTCCATCGACGTGCTGGTCGGGCGCCTGCGCCGCAAGTTGCACGACGATCCGGCCGAACCCCAGTTGATCATCACCATTCACGGCGCCGGTTACCTGTTCACCGCCAGCGTGGCGGCCTGA